The genomic segment GTCCTCCCAGTCACTAGTCTTTTAACTGAGCTTCGTCCTCTCTATCACTGCATATCATGGTTGGTTGTTGGTCATTATCATGTCTCTGCAGAACTTCTCTACATCTACTGCAATCCTGTTCTGTTGATCGAAGAACTACTTGTAGATCAGGGCTAAACTGTGTGGCCAGGTCAACTTCCAGCATATGACATCGAACTGAAAAAAATGAACTGAAACACTTGATACGTcaagttttgttgttttttttctctgaatTGCTTCAGTGAAAAACTTTACAGTATCACAAAGAATACTTCATTCAAAACATATGCATATTTACTAAGACAATATAAGTAGGAAGTAATAACTGCAACATCCTCAAGCGTTACCGATAAGTTGGAACTTTATTGTCTACTAGTTCCGACCCTATCGCAGGGTCTTCATCAGGACGCTTGAGGATGTTGCAGTTATTACTTCCTacttatatttaattatttactcTAACTGCCCGGCATACCTATAAGGTATCCAGACTCAACGTGAAGTACCACACTGAGAAAACCCACTGATTTCCAGCTGACGTTGGCTCCTTTCAGGCTTTCTCCTCCTTAGTATTTTACTAAGACAAGAATCACATGCTATTAAAATTCCCTTTAGCTAAAAACAAATCTTGAGTAGTGAGTACTAGCGGGTAATGCAAAATTTTATAAGGACTACTTATTTCTTGAACAgtagattttatatttttcttggggaaaaaaattattttcacaaTTAACATCAGAAATGGTAAGGAAACACAAAAGTAGCAACAATATTGTTAGATTGATAAAAGTGAAGTTTATCATACTATATAAAATCTTACAATCATTATCAAGGTTATGCAGCATTTATTTGTCCTAGCTTCcttgtaataggaaggagtaatgtAAAATAGCCTGCCCGTACAGGGCTTCAAACTAACAACCTCTTGTTCTCAAGGCAAAAACCATACTACTAGGCTAAGGCCTCGAATTAGTGACCTCTCATAATCAAGGCAAACATCCGACCACCACAAAGCTAACGGGGAATTCCCACTAGCCTGAGCTCAGTAAGGTGAATTTATGCTCTCTGCTTTTACATATGTAGCAGGCCAGGCTTTAAttttaaatactgtacatagttgtatggtcgccttctagcttcgggctagggggaatttccctttagctcagtcggtagagcagcggaccagtaagccgagggtcgtgGGTTCGATCCCtgctggctgcacactactccttgaacttttacacaTACTTACCACTGTGTTTGATCATGACCTCCTTCAGATTGTTCAGGTCTCTATTCATGCGGTCTATTTCATTCATTGCTACATTGTGTGTGTAATTCAGAAGTTCAGGTTTGGGACATTGCACCATGTCCTTCTCTTCAACTTGACTACAATTGAAAATTGActtcaatatcaatattctaaTTCATGCATTAACCTATATACATTATCACATGGACAGATCCCCTCCTATTGGAGTTTACTGTGTTCTCTCATctatcaatttcaaattactTTATAATACCGGTTTAAAATTGTGCATATTTTTGTATCTTTATTAGGTTATGAAATCCtagaaattattaatttggAGAACAGCAGAAGAATTTATTGTAACATCTCATGAGATAACTCCATTGATTATGAGCAGTAATTACAATAGCCTAGTTTCATTTAATAGGTCCTATACCGTGGCTGAACgtgcaaaattttaaatgtgaAAACATACTAATTACTGAAGTACAACATTATCTTCTGTTAATTACAGTGTTGATGTGGAATAGTCGGGATATCTTAGCATGCTACAGTAGTATCAAGATTTAGCTCCCTTCCATTGAGATTTGCAGGAAAATCTGCCGAAAGGGTTATTGTATTAGCCTAATATTAGAAAAGTTACTTGCTCTTATTATCATCTCTTATGTATTCTGCATCAAAACACATACCATAAACTGTACATAACTTACCATTTCCTTTGTGATCCActaaaatttgacattttcttcGAGTTGGATTTTGCCACCGTCGAAACTTCAGCTCCCACTTCAGCAGACGAGTCTCGGATTTGTTGACTTTTTTAAATGACTGATCTATTATGAAATTTCTATTTTAATATCCTTTTTATTTGTGATTCTTACATTAATGATCactcaaaattatttcatttaaacaaaaacacaatgtTTTTATCCAATGGAAATTTGATAGTCATTAAATGCAGTCGGACGAGTTCATTTTTGGTTGAAGGGGTGATGGCCGTATTTAGAATTAAGGATGCGTGTCTCATCACAATACACGTAAACATAAATTAAAAACGAATTTGAAAGTTGCTTCAAATCATTCCTTCTTTTGACATCATGA from the Pecten maximus chromosome 4, xPecMax1.1, whole genome shotgun sequence genome contains:
- the LOC117325682 gene encoding uncharacterized protein LOC117325682 — protein: MSNFSGSQRKCQVEEKDMVQCPKPELLNYTHNVAMNEIDRMNRDLNNLKEVMIKHSVRCHMLEVDLATQFSPDLQVVLRSTEQDCSRCREVLQRHDNDQQPTMICSDREDEAQLKD